In the genome of Primulina tabacum isolate GXHZ01 chromosome 13, ASM2559414v2, whole genome shotgun sequence, the window TAAAAGAGAAAATTCCAGAAATATGGCAGTAATTAGATTGTCATGTTCCTGTGGCATTTATCTACACTTTCAGATGCTTGATCTTTCGTTGGTTGAATTCATGTTAACCTCAGTGAAGTCAGTTCGCATTAAAATTGATACCAACTCCTGGTCTTTCTTTTGTGATCTTATGCAGGTTGTGCTTGTACATTGAGTTTGAAGATCAGTGAACTATTCTTGTATAgttcttttattttattaattctgTATTATATTCTGCACACTTCTCTGCCTCGAACTTTTATGAGGCGCTATATTAATGATTTAAATACAATCACATCTCCGGTGTCAGCTATGCATTATGAAGCTAAGTTTCCCCGGTTGAACCGATGCATGAACGTCCTGACATTCTTCTGCTGTGTTCTAAAACTGTCTGAGATTTGGTAGTTTGCGAGTAACATCCGTAAATCAGCAATGCACATGCATGAATCATGATTTACGTTGCATTATTCTTTTGAGTGGTCTTATTTTTCATTAGTACCGAGCTATCTTTAGTTTCTCCCTCACCATTTAGAATCTTGGATAGATTTACTCGGTGGCTTGAAATGTTAGCAGAAACATTTGTACTTCTATAGTTTCACAACATGAACAGATTAATTTGCTTCGTAGCTctttttttccttattttacgTGGTGTTTTTTCTGGGATGATATACTGGTTTGTTGGATTTAATTCCACATTCTATATGATATCATAACACGATTCTTTTTAATGCTTCTTGGTCGCAAAAAAACAGTGGTAACCAAATTGTCGAGGACGAACATCTTAGCACATTTTAGGAACTTAATTTTGTATGAAAACcattccaaatgaatttagAAATTATTTCTGATATCTATGTTTTCTTTTCTTCATTATCATTCCATTATTTACTATTGGGAAGGCTAAAATTTCGTAGGCAAGCACTTTTAAAAGCCGAAGCTTCAGGGAAAAAATTGTGGAATTATATTGAGTCACATGTGATTAAAAGTTACTCCCTTTTTCTCTTTATTGCTTTCACCGAAGGCTGCTTTTCGAGTAGAAATGAAACTCTCTTTAAAAAgttcgtgtttttttttttcaacacaTGAAACCTTCAAGCATTATCCGAACACCTCAGCAAGTTTAAAGAAGAAAAAAGATATATCTATCAGCAAAATAGAAACTTGGAGTCGATTGAGATATACAGAAATTCTCTTTAAACCCATCATCATAATACGCTAGTCTAACCAATACAAGCCAACCAAACTCTTTGAACTACGAAATATAACAATAATTAACAGACTTAACAAACACCCTCGATTGTTTATAAGTTTTCATTTACTTTTAGTGGTACTTAAGCAGTTGCAATTGGATCCAATTTAGCCGTGTTTTCCATGTTCTTGAAGGCTTCAAATCTTGGCTCCTTGGCTTCGAACTTGACTCCTACATATAGCTTCATGTAATCCTCGAAAACGAATTTCGGGTACAGATCTTTGCTCTCTTTCTTCTCAGCCAATGCTGGTGCCGGATAGATCACAGCATCACTTCCTGGATTGTAGAATGATGCAATAGACATTCTAGTTCCATCTGTCTGTGCGATCACTCGGTGCAGCACGCTCTTGTATTTTCCATTTGTTATCACCTTCATAAAATGGAAGAAAAACTTGAGCAAGATTCAATACTATCCATAGAAATGGGGATTGCCCCACCCCTAGACctaaaaatctctcaaattttgtgcataattattttaaattcacgTTTCACTCCTGCACGCCTGATATTGTTCACCTTTCACTACATCGCCCTCAATTCCCTGGTTAGACCCAAGGGCAGAGCCAAGATCCATGGTTCTGGATAGTAGAGACGAAAAAAGACGGGAGGAAGAAGATGGATGGCTGAATGGATTTTGGGGTATAACTTACCATTTCGGAAAAATTAGACTTAAAATTTATAAGAATTTCATTCGGGGTTTCCATCTTATCTTATACCCTGACTCAAAAACTAATGGCTCCTAGAATGTGAACTATTACCTCAAGCTGGTCACCAATGTTGATGACAATGGAATGGCGCATTGGTGGAACGTCAACCCATTCGTCACCTTTGAGTAGCTGCAGCCCGCTGACCTTATCATCTTGGAAGAGAAGTATGATGCCACCGGCGTCTGTGTGGGCTCGGAGACCCTTGATCAGGTCTGGCTTGGGGCATGGTGGGTAGTTGCTAACCTTTGTGCCAAAGGTTGGGCCCTTGGATCCATAGAATGCCTTTTTCAGATAACCCTTCTCAAGCCCAAGATTCTCACACAGCAAATCAAGGAGCTGCTCCGCCAGCTTCTCCAGTTGGGCTGCAAATTCCTTCATAACTTTCCTGTCATCAGCAGTCAAAATATTCAGAATAAATCATGTACTATGTCCAGTTAAGGAGCCGGGGCGACGTCCCTAGTGGCCTACCAAGataatgaaaatattcatgtttTGCTTATTATTGACATGTTCTGGGCGAATACAACTCACTGGGAGCGAGGATGGTGCCACCGTTCcatgaaaagaaaaggaaattttctatatatatatatatatataaagtcaCCCCTTCATCACCAGAATCTTGGTGTGTGTCAAGTGTTGGGATAAGAACCTGTATTCATCTTCAAGATCAGGGATTTCTGAAATGTTTGAGGTAGGAAGATGGCGCAAGAAGAAAGTGCTTTCCCAGTCCAAATCAGTGATTTCAGACTGAACAGAGTCCAGCCCTTTACTCGCCACCATTTCCTTAAATCTCTGTTCCATAGTTTTCTTGTAGTGCTCCTTTGTCAGCCTCTCCACCGTGTCCAAAAGCTCAATAGCAATCCCATGATTCACCAACTGTAAAGATCACACCATCCAACACtcagaaaatttatttaaaaacataCTACAGAAACAAGATTATAACAAGATTATACATATATCTGTGTATCATGataatataacatatataaagAAGAGTACCTCAAAGAAACCCCAGTTTTCACAGGCATCTTTTATGATCTCCATCGTTGCAGGTCTCTCTTCTCCATTGAGATTCTCCATGTTAACCACTGGGAAAGTTGCCATTTTCACTCTACTTCTCTTTGTGAGTTTATTACTGTCGATGGATCCCAATGTGCACAGGGGAATAGCTCTTGGAGGGCCATTTATAGAAGGAGCAAGTGGTGGTGCATTCTTTGGCGCAATCAAAGTCATTggattagttaataattatttgaattgatcatgttaaaattaattaatatgatagtcaaattaacatttttattattcccaaaaaaaaattaaaaaaattgtatatattatatatgctAGTTGTATTCAAATGGCATATATCCAAATCTAGCTAGCTAGGAAAGTAGGAACAAAACTCGTGTAGGATGTATGTGAATCACATCTACATGGACCCCTACCAACTTTGGATCAATTCTTCAAACAAATAAAGAAACAAATAATATTGCCTTCTTCGATAAATAAATCAATAGAGAGTAGGTCTattctcacgaatatttatctgtgagacgagttaatcttaccaatattcacaataaaaaagtaatacttttagcataaaaagtaatatttttttatggatgacccagataaaagatctgtctcacaaaatacgacccgtgaaaccgtctcacacaagtttttgtcatcaaTAAATAATACTACCCATGACGTTTTTTACTTAATTTGTTTTTCTTAATCAATTACTtttcacacacacaaaaaaagaaaaaaaaaataaatgtgaCGAAGAATCACTTTAAAAACCTCGACTTTTTCGAATTTCCAATGATATCGCGGTTGAATTTTCACAATAcgaaagtttaaaataattaaaatggcTTCCACTCGCAGAAAACTTAAAACTTCAAGTCTGGTGGCGGCTGATAAATGGTGGGCAAAGAGAGAGTTCGAGGCGGCTACTGTGCTAACTGTCCATGCAcgagttattatttttaatccaATGGTTGACAAAAGAATtagagtttaaaaaaaaaataaaggccGGTGTctgtttttcaaaattatttagtTAAATATAGTTGCCATAGTAAATTAAGATGTGTGTAAAAAATAAAGGCCAACGACTTCACTAGTATCGATTAATTCTTAGTCAATATAAATTCATTTTCATcgggtcaattttgtgagacgggtctccaactcaattcaattaactaaaatttattacttttaactctgACTAGATATGAACCGGGTCGATTCATCTTATAAATGTAAATTCTCTATACTGTCTCACATTAGACTTATTCTTCTTAGTTTTAAGTCATTAACTTGTATATTGTTTTCATTTTTGGTCTTTTGTCACGTGAATGCTGACTTGATACTGAAAAAATAATGACTTAACGTTAGACATTACTGACGTATCTAATTTCATGTTAGCATTCTGGtggaaatatatataaattaaaacaatatacaagttaatgaattaaaattttgaaacgaCATATAACGTAACAAAAAATATAGGAATTAAAAGAATTTGCAAGTTAATAGATCTACACTAGttgttttaatttaatatatatatatatatatatatataaagatattAAGCATCTCCAAAATAGAACCAAACTACGACTAACCAAAAAATCAACCGAACTTTAATATTGTCTAGCATTTTAGCATATAGGAATAGGAATCTCTTAATTAATAGACCCACAAAAGGAAACACAACGGGCGTGAACTCAAGTAGGATCTTGAACATGTATAAAGAAAAGTTGAAGATGTGAAACCTTACCGACTTGGCTAAAAGCCATAATGTTGTATCTAAATCGAttgattttcataataataaatacatCTAACTTATTTTGGTGTTCTTGAAATCAATGGGATTTAATACAtctttttactttcttttttctttttacttTTTTATCCATTAAAAAGTACTTGAAGTGggaatttgaaattatttcatattcaaatttacttaaatgattaaaaaaacAACTAGTTGGGAATTGAAATTCATTGTTAAGTCGATTTTATCAAACAAACGGATTTGTTACTATATAGTTGAAATCTCCAGCTTCAAATACAACCATCCAAATGCAACTGAACTGAATTTCAAATCAACTTAACTATCAAGTCGTGCGATTACAATAATAAttatgatgaatttcaaatgtatCAAATATGCGTGTTATTTAAAATGCATCATTCAAATCCTTCCCTGAAAATCAAATATCTAGCTTCAAATAAATCGCGGTGCATATCAAGAAGCTATGCTCAAAATTTCAAACTATCCAAGTTAATATAGATATGGCATGATGCATATAGAGATATCTCAGGCACTGGCTAGCATCTCTCGTGCCCTCAACTCTGCATGCCATAATTTGTGCCCACATTGTGCAAAACACTAGCTAAACCTTACAAAAACACCAATCTTGACAATCCGGCGCGCACAAACGCATGCATACCCAATCCGCGCGCCTTCGTTGCGTCGTGCAAATTTCATACTTGGATTTTTTTATCTTCGACATTCGGATTACATATTtagaatatttttattaaaatcttGAAAGATTTTGTGATAATACGAATCGGGATAGTCGGTATGTTAATTATTAACTAGCGATGCAAGTTATGTACAACATCATATATGTGGTCCAATGTGTATGACTAGGGATGTCAATGGGTCCGAGTTTTACCCAGACCCGCAATGGACCCGCGTATATGGGGTGGGTTTGGGCATACTAAATGGGTCATGGGGTGGGTCTCGGGTCCAATTTTTCAGACCCGTCCGGATATGGGGCGAGTCATGGGTCCTATAATACCCGCCCCATACCCGCCTCATATATATGTAGATATAAATATTCTAAGGGTTTATTAGTTTTattaatattcattttttaGTAGCTCACCTCAACCATAACGATCTTAGCTATTCCTATGTCAACTGTTGCATTTGAATCTAATTTTAGCAATAGTGGAAGAATAGTTGGTCCTCATCTTAGTAGATTAAATATTGTCTACTcgctgattttatattgatctgtTTAAATTATGTTATTACTTATTTTCGGAGATGTCAAGATTTTTTTGGAGAGCTAGTAActctttttttatgtaattctttatgtcgtgaaaatactttgtttgttattattaagtgtggtcgaagacatgaattaattttccACAATGTTGTATGTAGAGGCTTGTCTGTTTCATAATTCAGTCATGTGAGAAGAAAGATtactttattattttaaaaaaattcgggtcTCACGGGTCTACCCGGCTCCGTTTCGTATTCGATGTGGAGTGAGTCCGAAAAATATTTAACCGGGGTGGGACGGGTAATGGGTCAAAGTTTTTTTCATGGGGAAAGGTCTTAGGTTTTGCCAAACCCGTCCTATATCCGTCTCATTGACATCTCTGGTATGACATGGGATCCAAcaagaatttgaatttttatagctATTGCATTCTGTCGCATTAAATATCCTTAAATTGCATTTCCAACCCGAAATAATTAACCCACTTGGGGTTGGACAAAAGCTTGCTCCATCACTAACATTTATGATTTCTCAATCCAAACGGTGTTtaaatatattgtttttttctttataaaacctatcaattaaatcttttaaattctaaaaaaatCACGCATATATTTATTGGTGGGCGCTAGCTATATCATTTTTTGTTAAGGAGGATGCATGGATGGGATTTGGGAAAATGAATTAAATCAGTAATTTAGGAGcgattaaatttataaattatgaaAGAGTAATGAAAAATCAGAAGTAAGCAGCTCTGTTTGAAAACAGAAGTGAAATGCTGAAAATCAGAAGTCAGTAAATAGTATTTGATAAATAAGTGATTTCAatactgaatttttttaatcataatcACTTTTATAGACGTAGAATTAACATCTATATCATTTTTAGATTTCAATTAAATCATGAAAAAGCTAACATGGAATATGAGTTTAAGAAACACATAAAATctagttatttttattttcgattTATGCACACCTGTCATATACCAATCTAGTTGCATTTGAAAGAACCAAAAGGCAACGAAATCCCCAGCAGGAGAATAAttcattaatttattttgaatggTAAAACTAAACTACTAAAATTTTAGAGTTCAAAATGAA includes:
- the LOC142522440 gene encoding 1-aminocyclopropane-1-carboxylate oxidase 3-like, which gives rise to MATFPVVNMENLNGEERPATMEIIKDACENWGFFELVNHGIAIELLDTVERLTKEHYKKTMEQRFKEMVASKGLDSVQSEITDLDWESTFFLRHLPTSNISEIPDLEDEYRKVMKEFAAQLEKLAEQLLDLLCENLGLEKGYLKKAFYGSKGPTFGTKVSNYPPCPKPDLIKGLRAHTDAGGIILLFQDDKVSGLQLLKGDEWVDVPPMRHSIVINIGDQLEVITNGKYKSVLHRVIAQTDGTRMSIASFYNPGSDAVIYPAPALAEKKESKDLYPKFVFEDYMKLYVGVKFEAKEPRFEAFKNMENTAKLDPIATA